CGTCTCTGTAGACAAAAAGTATTCCTCCGCTAACTGAGAAATAGCGGTCCCGGCCCGAAAGCTGCTTTTAATAGCCGTATTCCGCTCATCCAGGAGTTTTCTCCCGCCAGTGCGCGTCCCCCATTTTTGATGGGCTACTTTTGTTTTCGGAATGTAAATGGTTTCTCCTTGCACGTACTTTTGAATTTCTGCGAGTAACGATTCAGGAAGGATTAAATTTGCTTTCACACATTTCATTTCTGCTCGCTCCTTATTTAAAAATAGGCAAATAAGGGGCAAAGCCAAGAAATAGGAAATGAGATACGCAAATGAAGGCGATGATTCGATTAAACGAGAGACCACCTCATGCAAAGTATCGCCTCACTATTTCTAGGCTTTGCATGAGCCGCTGCGGTATGTGGCAAATTGAGAGCATTCGCCATTCGTACACCCCCCTCGAGGTCCATTTTAAAAACGGTGCCCCCAGTCCTTTTCGGGAAGGGAGTATTTGTAATTATATAAGAAAATGACGTTTTTGTATAACGATGCTTACAAAAATGTAAGTGGATATGTAAGGGAAGTCATCATGAAATTACGTAACAGGACGCAAATGGAGTTATCTTGTAATGAGATGGGTACTTTTGATGTGGAAAGGGAACAACAGCTCATTCATATGAAAGAACAAGATAGGAGTAAATAAAAGAAAGAAATTGGATTGCTCATTTACAATTTATTGAAAGTAAAATATAGTAAAAGTACCTGACGTGAAAAGAGGTTTTGATTGAATATGATGAAACTGATAATCGCTAAGTAAAATTCTAACGAATTTTATAGGGGAAAAGGTCAAATGAAGGGCTCGCCCTTGGTTTATTTTTTGCACCTTTTTTCAAAAGCGATTAGAAGGCATTATATCTCATTAAAACAAATTTCACGTTT
This genomic stretch from Brevibacillus sp. DP1.3A harbors:
- a CDS encoding CD3324 family protein, with protein sequence MKCVKANLILPESLLAEIQKYVQGETIYIPKTKVAHQKWGTRTGGRKLLDERNTAIKSSFRAGTAISQLAEEYFLSTETIKKIVYTK